Proteins encoded within one genomic window of Aerococcus viridans:
- a CDS encoding Asp23/Gls24 family envelope stress response protein — MADKIEAYKHNQVQATGAIEIAPQVIENIAAATALQSKGVRAIKRANKTIQDVFQRDAGVILYQNDRNEMVLDMSVELYFGTAVIAVAQNIQSQVIDQVKYMTDITIDVVNVHVTNLYMEKASK; from the coding sequence ATGGCTGATAAAATTGAAGCATATAAGCATAATCAAGTGCAAGCTACCGGTGCAATTGAAATTGCTCCTCAAGTAATCGAAAATATTGCTGCAGCGACTGCCTTGCAAAGCAAAGGTGTTCGAGCGATTAAACGTGCTAACAAGACAATTCAAGATGTTTTCCAACGCGATGCCGGAGTAATTCTTTATCAAAATGATCGAAATGAAATGGTATTAGATATGTCTGTAGAATTATATTTTGGAACTGCGGTAATTGCAGTTGCACAAAATATTCAATCACAGGTAATTGACCAAGTCAAGTACATGACAGATATTACGATTGATGTCGTAAACGTTCATGTAACAAA